The Epinephelus lanceolatus isolate andai-2023 chromosome 21, ASM4190304v1, whole genome shotgun sequence genome has a segment encoding these proteins:
- the LOC117247282 gene encoding DNA-directed RNA polymerase III subunit RPC4 isoform X1 has product MTDSGDRADVPGSSGLSSGTGLGFSVGRGLPGRVRTLSSPTPPGRLTSLRTRDLTLGGVLKKPKKTFEPNVHAVRKSRDELKEEIHVAPKKERRERDERRRENRGRRRERPQTIQSHSIFEQGPADTVRKTGWRSATDLHDSATSPVCKLVKKERKDSEEDEDEILSKLQRDDFIDDPGLRNDAKLKPIQLPLCQSSSFSKSQTRMTTTASPETPPLFRPPSCRAQSRAGHGRTELPKPEQPSMVELLQDLSLSGREELFFMQLPDSMPGTVSRQKADTPLGSTAEKPAKKEGKPEDKRPSHLEAQQAVVKEGCPVLSQLPEGFLGKLQIRKSGKVELKLGNIAMDVSEGAAFSFLQQLVSVHLSDGRTGDMMVLGNVHHKLVLSPDFQALLREASTQQQQEP; this is encoded by the exons ATGACAGACTCCGGGGATAGAGCAGATGTTCCCGGCTCCTCCGGCCTCAGCAGCGGGACCGGGCTAGGCTTCAGCGTGGGCAGAGGACTCCCAGGCCGGGTCAGGACTCTGTCCTCTCCCACCCCACCTGGAAGACTGACGTCTCTCAGAACCAGGGACCTGACACTGGGGGGAGTGCTAAAAAAACCAAAG AAAACCTTTGAGCCAAATGTGCATGCCGtgaggaaaagcagagatga GTTAAAGGAGGAGATCCATGTGGCTccaaaaaaggagagaagagagagggacgagaggagaagagagaacagagggaggaggagagagaggcctCAGACCATTCAGTCTCACTCCATCTTTGAACAGGGTCCCGCCGACACCGTACGCAAAACAG GCTGGCGCAGTGCCACAGACCTGCACGACTCCGCCACCTCTCCTGTGTGTAAACTGgtgaagaaagagaggaaagactcagaggaggatgaagatgagATTCTCAGTAAACTACAGAGGGATGAT TTCATAGATGATCCAGGCCTGAGGAATGATGCCAAGCTGAAACCCATCCAGCTACCCCTGTGTCAGTCCAGTAGCTTCAGTAAGAGTCAAACACGGATGACCACCACAGCAT CTCCAGAGACCCCTCCTCTGTTCAGACCTCCATCCTGCAGAGCTCAGAGCAGAGCAGGCCACGGCAGAACAGAGCTGCCCAAACCAGAGCAGCCATCtatggtggagctgctgcaggatCTCAGCCTGTCTGGCAGAGAGGAGCTCTTTTTCATGCAGTTACCTGACAGCATGCCGGGCACAGTGTCTAGACAGAAGGCTGACACCCCTCTAGGATCTACAGCAGAGAAACCTGCCAAGAAGGAAGGCAAGCCTGAAGACAAGAGGCCTTCACATCTAGAAGCACAA CAGGCTGTGGTGAAGGAGGGCTGTCCTGTGCTGTCACAGCTCCCAGAAGGATTTTTGGGTAAACTGCAGATCAGAAAGTCAGGAAAGGTGGAGCTGAAGCTGGGTAACATCGCCATGGACGTCTCTGAGGGAGCTGCATTCTCCTTCCTGCAG CAACTGGTGTCTGTGCATCTGTCTGATGGTCGAACTGGAGACATGATGGTGTTGGGAAACGTCCATCACAAACTGGTCTTATCTCCTGACTTCCAGGCTTTACTGAGAGAGGCTtcaacacagcagcaacaggaaCCCTGA
- the LOC117247282 gene encoding DNA-directed RNA polymerase III subunit RPC4 isoform X2, with protein sequence MTDSGDRADVPGSSGLSSGTGLGFSVGRGLPGRVRTLSSPTPPGRLTSLRTRDLTLGGVLKKPKKTFEPNVHAVRKSRDELKEEIHVAPKKERRERDERRRENRGRRRERPQTIQSHSIFEQGPADTVRKTGWRSATDLHDSATSPVCKLVKKERKDSEEDEDEILSKLQRDDFIDDPGLRNDAKLKPIQLPLCQSSSFSKSQTRMTTTASPETPPLFRPPSCRAQSRAGHGRTELPKPEQPSMVELLQDLSLSGREELFFMQLPDSMPGTVSRQKADTPLGSTAEKPAKKEGKPEDKRPSHLEAQAVVKEGCPVLSQLPEGFLGKLQIRKSGKVELKLGNIAMDVSEGAAFSFLQQLVSVHLSDGRTGDMMVLGNVHHKLVLSPDFQALLREASTQQQQEP encoded by the exons ATGACAGACTCCGGGGATAGAGCAGATGTTCCCGGCTCCTCCGGCCTCAGCAGCGGGACCGGGCTAGGCTTCAGCGTGGGCAGAGGACTCCCAGGCCGGGTCAGGACTCTGTCCTCTCCCACCCCACCTGGAAGACTGACGTCTCTCAGAACCAGGGACCTGACACTGGGGGGAGTGCTAAAAAAACCAAAG AAAACCTTTGAGCCAAATGTGCATGCCGtgaggaaaagcagagatga GTTAAAGGAGGAGATCCATGTGGCTccaaaaaaggagagaagagagagggacgagaggagaagagagaacagagggaggaggagagagaggcctCAGACCATTCAGTCTCACTCCATCTTTGAACAGGGTCCCGCCGACACCGTACGCAAAACAG GCTGGCGCAGTGCCACAGACCTGCACGACTCCGCCACCTCTCCTGTGTGTAAACTGgtgaagaaagagaggaaagactcagaggaggatgaagatgagATTCTCAGTAAACTACAGAGGGATGAT TTCATAGATGATCCAGGCCTGAGGAATGATGCCAAGCTGAAACCCATCCAGCTACCCCTGTGTCAGTCCAGTAGCTTCAGTAAGAGTCAAACACGGATGACCACCACAGCAT CTCCAGAGACCCCTCCTCTGTTCAGACCTCCATCCTGCAGAGCTCAGAGCAGAGCAGGCCACGGCAGAACAGAGCTGCCCAAACCAGAGCAGCCATCtatggtggagctgctgcaggatCTCAGCCTGTCTGGCAGAGAGGAGCTCTTTTTCATGCAGTTACCTGACAGCATGCCGGGCACAGTGTCTAGACAGAAGGCTGACACCCCTCTAGGATCTACAGCAGAGAAACCTGCCAAGAAGGAAGGCAAGCCTGAAGACAAGAGGCCTTCACATCTAGAAGCACAA GCTGTGGTGAAGGAGGGCTGTCCTGTGCTGTCACAGCTCCCAGAAGGATTTTTGGGTAAACTGCAGATCAGAAAGTCAGGAAAGGTGGAGCTGAAGCTGGGTAACATCGCCATGGACGTCTCTGAGGGAGCTGCATTCTCCTTCCTGCAG CAACTGGTGTCTGTGCATCTGTCTGATGGTCGAACTGGAGACATGATGGTGTTGGGAAACGTCCATCACAAACTGGTCTTATCTCCTGACTTCCAGGCTTTACTGAGAGAGGCTtcaacacagcagcaacaggaaCCCTGA